A single genomic interval of Mycosarcoma maydis chromosome 8, whole genome shotgun sequence harbors:
- a CDS encoding putative acetolactate synthase catalytic subunit has translation MTSFAVQFARQQRHAFQAASKFSAASTSSIAVSAAASTSYASTPCATRAFSTARNNLSRSAQLARSQRSQLALTRHISTNQPKEQAAAAAQTAASVRPEPSPAFQQSPQNIAPLASRYDANALDESFVGLSGGAIFHEMMLRHNVKHVFGYPGGAILPVFDAIYNSKHFDFVLPRREDGAGHMAEGYARVTGKPGVILVTSGPGATNVITPMQDAMSDGTPLVVFCGQVATSAIGSDAFQEADVVGISRSCTKWNVMVKDIAELPRRINEAFKIATSGRPGPVLVDLPKDVTAGILRQAIPYSQTQPNMITNLPSRQVARNRRGATFQQSANLRSSEQDILTSELQEAARLIGIAKRPIIYAGQGILSSPEGPKLLAKLAKEHNIPVTTTLQGLGAFDELDSLSLHMLGMHGSAYANLAMQDADLIIALGARFDDRVTGKIDKFAPHARAAALENRGGIIHFEVMPKNINKVVQATCAIEGDVVTNLGKLMPYLKSNAPDRSEWHQLIKSWKEAYPFTYEPSKEGELMKPQEVIEALDAAVADQKDNVIISTGVGQHQMWAAQHYRWRHPRTWVSSGGLGTMGFGLPSCIGAKVAAPEKIVVDIDGDASFSMTAMELATAAQYNIGVKVLVLNNEFQGMVVQWQDLFYEKRYSHTEMHNPDFVKLAESMGVKAIRCDTIAELPAKMKEFIEYDNNKPVLFEARITKNEHVYPFCPANAGLHELIVHPSLKPVPKRS, from the coding sequence ATGACAAGCTTCGCCGTGCAGTTTGCACGCCAGCAAAGGCATGCTTTCCAGGCAGCCTCAAAATTTTCGGCTGCTTCCACTTCATCCATTGCCGTCTCggccgctgcttccacgtcGTACGCATCTACACCTTGTGCCACCAGGGCATTCTCCACCGCCAGGAACAACCTGTCTCGCTCTGCGCAGCTCGCAAGATCGCAACGTAGCCAGCTAGCCCTCACAAGACACATCTCCACAAATCAGCCCAAGGAAcaggctgctgccgctgctcagACCGCGGCCAGTGTCCGTCCCGAGCCTTCGCCTGCGTTCCAGCAGTCTCCCCAAAACATTGCTCCTCTCGCTTCTAGATACGATGCCAACGCTCTCGATGAGTCATTTGTTGGTCTCTCGGGTGGTGCCATCTTTCACGAGATGATGCTCCGACACAACGTCAAGCACGTCTTTGGTTACCCCGGTGGCGCTATCCTTCCCGTCTTTGACGCCATCTACAACTCGAAGCACTTTGACTTTGTCCTTCCACGAAGAGAGGACGGTGCCGGCCACATGGCTGAAGGCTACGCCCGTGTTACCGGCAAGCCCGGTGTCATTCTCGTCACTTCGGGCCCCGGTGCCACCAACGTCATCACACCGATGCAGGACGCCATGAGTGATGGAACCCCCCTGGTCGTCTTCTGTGGTCAGGTCGCAACCTCTGCCATCGGCTCGGATGCTTTCCAGGAAGCCGATGTCGTCGGCATTTCGAGGTCATGTACAAAGTGGAACGTCATGGTCAAGGACATTGCCGAACTACCGCGTCGCATCAACGAGGCTTTCAAGATCGCCACCTCTGGCCGTCCTGGTCCCGTTCTCGTCGACCTACCCAAAGACGTCACGGCTGGTATCCTTCGCCAGGCCATCCCATACAGCCAGACGCAGCCCAACATGATCACCAACCTGCCTAGCCGACAGGTTGCACGCAACCGTCGGGGCGCCACCTTCCAGCAGAGCGCCAACCTGCGCTCCTCTGAACAGGACATCCTCACCTCTGAGCTGCAAGAAGCCGCTCGTCTCATTGGTATTGCCAAACGACCCATCATTTATGCCGGTCAGGGTATCCTCTCTTCCCCCGAGGGTcccaagctgcttgccaagctcgccaaggagCACAACATTCCTGTTACCACCACACTCCAGGGTCTGGGTGccttcgacgagctcgactctCTCAGTCTGCACATGCTCGGAATGCACGGTTCGGCGTACGCCAACCTTGCCATGCAAGATGCTGATCTCATCATCGCGCTTGGCGCTCGATTCGATGACCGTGTTACGGGTAAGATCGACAAGTTCGCTCCTCATGCCCGTGCGGCTGCGCTTGAGAACCGCGGTGGTATCATCCACTTTGAAGTCATGCCCAAGAACATCAACAAGGTGGTCCAGGCCACCTGCGCTATTGAGGGTGATGTCGTCACCAACCTCGGCAAGCTGATGCCTTACCTCAAAAGCAACGCTCCCGACAGGAGCGAGTGGCACCAGCTCATCAAGTCGTGGAAGGAGGCTTACCCCTTCACCTATGAGCCATCTAAGGAAGGAGAGCTTATGAAGCCTCAGGAAGTGATTGAAGCCCTTGatgctgccgttgccgaTCAGAAGGACAACGTCATCATCTCGACTGGTGTCGGACAGCACCAGATGTGGGCTGCACAGCACTACCGCTGGCGTCATCCTCGCACCTGGGTGTCGTCTGGTGGTCTCGGAACCATGGGTTTCGGCCTGCCCTCGTGCATTGGTGCCAAGGTCGCTGCTCCGGAAAAGATTGTCGTTGACATCGATGGCGATGCGTCCTTTTCCATGACTGCTATGGAGCTCGCCACAGCAGCCCAGTACAACATCGGCGTCAAGGTGCTTGTGCTCAACAACGAGTTCCAGGGAATGGTGGTGCAGTGGCAAGATCTCTTCTACGAGAAACGTTACTCTCACACCGAGATGCACAACCCTGATtttgtcaagctcgccgaaaGTATGGGCGTCAAGGCCATCCGCTGTGACACGATCGCTGAACTGCCAGCCAAGATGAAGGAGTTCATCGAGTATGACAACAACAAGCCCGTCCTGTTCGAGGCAAGAATCACCAAGAACGAGCACGTCTATCCATTCTGCCCCGCCAACGCCGGTTTGCACGAGCTGATTGTTCATCCCAGTCTCAAGCCTGTACCTAAGAGGAGCTAA
- a CDS encoding uncharacterized protein (related to RUD3 - suppressor of uso1-1 transport defect) has product MSAATSSDVGRSSVDASSSNAPAPTNGKSLSSSDHSDTEDTWQDISSMSDSSVRAELARVREERDTFETQYRSLLSKLTTMRATLGDRLRQDAEELDRRETQIETLTSKLSTLETESSTLREELVASHGETDRLTREVDTLRKSLSAKEEELGRRESTESGTLGRLERERELHELVERIKLDSSNWQASCLEERARRQDVELRLEQAQQEVERAQQSESHHRSIAQREAASAANLSIVLAEFQSTQESELARALGDSQSQIDSLTSSLVEYKQRAEEAESKCKQNADLASQAEKFSAQVKEKNLLIGKLRHEAVILNEHLTEALRRLRNDQSDSNVDKRLVTNLLISFLTTPRTDGKRYEMLNLIAGVLGWKEEERELAGLQKSAGAVRASMGSSRGSARRVSGNAGAAVANGVEADESFSNLFVEFLLSEAESGKSPKDTERDGETTAPSTPGLPTRLFSPSRSSFGADPVSPSKSETGAALSAGLSGSDGTNGKAAQGATGGAGLGSYFGLSRGSRK; this is encoded by the coding sequence ATGTCTGCTGCAACATCGTCGGACGTGGGGCGATCCTCGGTGGacgccagctcgtccaaTGCACCAGCACCCACGAATGGCAAATCTCTTTCGTCCTCAGACCACTCCGACACCGAAGACACATGGCAAGACATCTCGAGCATGTCCGACTCCTCTGTCCGCGCCGAACTCGCTCGCGTCCGAGAGGAACGAGACACCTTCGAAACGCAATATCGCTCTCTACTCTCGAAACTGACCACGATGCGTGCAACGCTCGGTGACCGATTACGACAAGATGCAGAGGAGCTCGATCGGCGCGAGACCCAAATCGAAACGCTCACATCCAAGCTCTCCACGCTCGAGACTGAGAGTTCGACGTTGCGGGAAGAGCTGGTGGCCTCGCACGGCGAGACGGATCGGTTGACGAGGGAGGTGGATACGCTGCGCAAGAGTTTAAGTGCAAAAGAGGAGGAATTGGGACGACGAGAATCGACCGAATCAGGCACTCTCGGTCGTTTGGAAAGGGAACGTGAATTGCACGAATTGGTGGAAAGAATCAAGTTGGATTCGAGCAACTGGCAAGCTTCATGTCTGGAAGAGCGAGCTAGACGACAAGACGTGGAATTGCGGCTAGAACAAGCGCAACAGGAGGTGGAGCGTGCTCAGCAGTCCGAGTCGCACCACCGGAGCATCGCGCAACGCGAAGCTGCATCCGCCGCTAACCTCTCGATTGTATTGGCGGAATTCCAATCGACGCAAGAAAGCGAGCTTGCACGAGCGTTGGGCGATTCGCAATCCCAAATTGACTCGCTCACATCCTCCCTTGTCGAGTACAAACAACGAgcggaagaagccgagtcCAAATGCAAGCAGAATGCCGATCTAGCGTCGCAGGCTGAAAAGTTCTCTGCGCAGGTCAAGGAGAAGAACCTGCTGATCGGCAAGTTACGCCACGAAGCGGTGATTCTGAACGAACATCTGACCGAGGCACTGCGAAGGTTGAGAAACGATCAGAGCGACAGCAATGTAGACAAGCGGCTGGTGACGAATCTTTTGATATCGTTTCTAACCACACCCCGAACTGATGGGAAGCGGTACGAGATGTTGAACCTGATTGCGGGTGTGCTGGGGtggaaggaggaggagagagaGCTGGCAGGTTTGCAGAAAAGTGCAGGTGCAGTCAGGGCCAGTATGGGTTCGTCGCGAGGCAGCGCGAGGCGCGTCAGTGGCAATGCTGGCGCAGCAGTCGCCAACGGCGTGGAAGCAGATGAAAGCTTTTCAAATCTATTTGTCGAATTCCTCTTGTCAGAAGCCGAGAGTGGCAAGTCGCCCAAGGATACGGAAAGAGATGGCGAGACAACTGCGCCGAGCACACCAGGTTTGCCAACCCGGCTCTTTTCACCCAGCAGATCCTCATTTGGCGCAGACCCAGTTtcgccgagcaagagcgaaaCAGGTGCGGCGCTATCTGCGGGATTGAGTGGCAGCGACGGGACGAATGGTAAAGCGGCCCAAGGTGCAACAGGTGGTGCTGGTTTGGGGTCGTACTTTGGCCTTTCGAGAGGCAGCAGAAAGTAA
- a CDS encoding putative required for 40S ribosome biogenesis, which yields MADTHLSASTAAEPSKNKKHRKDKPWDDDTINHWEVPKFSADEIKGPFLEESSFATLFPKYRERYLKEVWGHVTSALEKHGIACTLDLVEGSMTVKTTRKTYDPYIVLKARDMIRLLSRSVPFPQAVKILEDGIECDVIKIGNLLRNKERFVKRRQRIIGPNGSTLKAIELLTNCYVLVQGNTVCAMGQFKNLKEVRRIVIDCLKNIHPIYHIKELMIKRELAKDPKLAQENWERFLPKFKKQNQKKKPTTTDAEGEARKNDKKVIKPKTYTPFPPPQQPSKIDLQLESGEYFLKPRQKKQAAEAQKLAKQADHKEKREQERQKAFVPPTEVDADTHKKKDKRKRDGGEEPVQGKKEKKSKQAT from the coding sequence ATGGCGGACACTCATCTTTCGGCATCCACCGCGGCCGAACCTTCGAAAAACAAAAAGCATCGCAAAGACAAACCCTGGGATGACGATACCATCAACCACTGGGAGGTGCCCAAATTCAGCGCTGACGAGATCAAAGGTCCTTTCCTCGAAGAATCTTCTTTCGCCACGCTGTTTCCCAAATACCGCGAACGCTATCTGAAAGAAGTATGGGGTCATGTGACGTCTGCACTCGAGAAACACGGCATCGCATGTACGCTGGATCTTGTCGAAGGCTCGATGACTGTCAAGACGACGCGCAAGACATACGACCCTTACATCGTGCTGAAAGCGCGAGACATGATTCGACTGCTTTCGCGATCGGTTCCCTTCCCGCAAGCAGTCAAGATCTTGGAAGACGGTATCGAGTGCGACGTGATCAAGATCGGTAATTTGCTGAGGAACAAGGAGAGATTCGTCAAGAGGAGGCAGAGAATCATTGGTCCTAACGGATCCACTTTGAAAGCCATCGAACTGCTCACCAATTGCTACGTCCTAGTGCAAGGCAATACAGTCTGCGCCATGGGCCAGTTCAAAAACCTCAAAGAGGTCCGACGCATCGTGATCGACTGTCTGAAAAATATTCACCCCATCTACCACATCAAGGAGCTCATGATCAAGCGCGAGTTGGCCAAAGATCCCAAACTTGCCCAAGAGAACTGGGAGCGTTTTCTCCCCAAATTCAAAAAGCAGAACCAGAAGAAAAAGCCCACCACAACCGATGCAGAAGGCGAAGCGCGCAAGAACGACAAGAAAGTCATCAAACCCAAGACATATACGCCCTTCCCACCACCACAACAACCCAGCAAGATCGACCTACAGCTCGAATCCGGAGAGTACTTCCTCAAGCCCAGGCAGAAGAAGCAGGCTGCCGAAGCGCAAAAGTTGGCCAAACAGGCCGATCACAAGGAGAAGAGAGAACAAGAGAGGCAAAAGGCATTTGTCCCTCCCACCGAGGTCGATGCGGACACCcacaagaagaaggacaagaggaagagagatggtggagaagaGCCAGTGCAAggcaagaaggagaagaagagcaaacAGGCAACGTAG